A part of Oncorhynchus gorbuscha isolate QuinsamMale2020 ecotype Even-year unplaced genomic scaffold, OgorEven_v1.0 Un_scaffold_1609, whole genome shotgun sequence genomic DNA contains:
- the LOC124023358 gene encoding 5,6-dihydroxyindole-2-carboxylic acid oxidase-like isoform X2, whose product MCCLGLLVVVALTPWTLAQFPRECVTSAGLRSGQCCPSLTGALDDECGSATARGQCVSVAADSHRHGTQYPHDGRDDRERWPLRFFNRTCRCNGNFAGHNCGRCRYGLIGPNCDQRISVVRRNVMQMSSAEKQAFVNSLDQAKRTVHPDLVICTRRYQEVYGPDGNSPQFDNVTIYNYFVWTHYYSVSKTYMGAGQASFGGVDFSHEGPGFVTWHRFHLLQLERDMQDMLGDATFALPYWNFAIGGSECDVCTDDLLGARSAFDMNSLSPNSVFSQWRVICESVEDYDTLGTICNNSETSPIRRNPAGNMARPMVQRLPEPQDVVDCLDLKTFDTPPYYSTSSESFRNTVEGYSAPQGGYDPVMRSLHNLAHLFLNGTGGQTHLSPNDPIFVLLHTFTDAIFDEWLSRHAPGEAVYPEEDAPIGHNRQFNMVPFWPPVTNAEMFVTAPENLGYTYEVTWPTRPYTLSEIITIAIVAAVLVAAVVSGVIACAMRARYFRSAEGLEPLLGETFRRYSDRQTDNSQSVV is encoded by the exons ATGTGTTGTCTGGGTCTCCTGGTGGTGGTGGCTCTGACCCCGTGGACCCTGGCACAGTTCCCCAGAGAATGTGTCACCTCAGCGGGGCTACGGAGCGGCCAGTGCTGCCCCTCTCTCACTGGAGCCCTGGATGACGAGTGTGGTTCTGCCACAGCGAGGGGTCAGTGTGTGTCCGTAGCTGCCGACAGCCACCGCCACGGCACCCAGTACCCACATGACGGCCGGGACGACCGGGAACGCTGGCCGTTAAGGTTCTTTAACCGGACGTGCCGGTGTAACGGGAACTTTGCCGGGCATAACTGTGGACGTTGCCGGTATGGACTCATCGGTCCTAACTGTGATCAGAGGATATCtgtgg tcagGAGGAATGTGATGCAGATGAGTTCAGCAGAGAAGCAGGCGTTTGTGAACTCTCTGGACCAGGCCAAGAGGACCGTCCACCCTGACCTGGTCATCTGCACACGACG TTACCAGGAAGTGTACGGCCCGGACGGTAACAGCCCTCAGTTTGACAACGTCACCATCTATAACTACTTTGTGTGGACACACTACTACTCTGTCAGCAAGACCTACATGGGGGCGGGGCAGGCTAGCTTTGGGGGTGTGGACTTTTCTCACGAAGGCCCGGGATTCGTCACCTGGCACAGGTTCCACCTGCTGCAGCTGGAGAGAGAtatgcag GACATGTTGGGTGATGCCACCTTTGCACTCCCCTACTGGAACTTTGCCATCGGCGGCAGTGAGTGTGACGTGTGTACTGACGACCTCCTaggagccaggtctgccttcgatATGAACAGCCTCAGCCCCAACTCTGTCTTCTCCCAGTGGAGGGTGATCTGTGAGAGTGTCGAGGACTATGACACTCTGGGAACCATCTGTAACA ATTCAGAGACCAGTCCCATCAGGAGGAACCCAGCCGGTAACATGGCGCGACCCATGGTGCAGAGGCTGCCTGAACCCCAGGATGTAGTGGACTGTCTGGACCTGAAAACCTTCGATACCCCACCTTACTACTCCACCTCTTCAGAGAGCTTCAGGAATACCGTAGAGG gctACAGTGCCCCTCAGGGTGGCTATGACCCAGTAATGCGCAGCCTCCATAACCTGGCTCACCTGTTCCTCAACGGGACGGGAGGGcagacacacctgtcccctaACGACCCCATCTTTGTCCTGCTCCACACCTTCACTGACGCCATCTTTGACGAGTGGCTGAGCCGACACGCCCCAG GGGAGGCAGTGTACCCGGAGGAGGATGCTCCTATTGGTCACAACAGACAGTTCAACATGGTTCCCTTCTGGCCACCCGTCACCAACGCTGAGATGTTCGTCACAGCCCCCGAGAACCTGGGATACACCTACGAGGTCACATGGccca CTCGCCCCTACACGCTGTCTGAGATCATCACCATAGCGATCGTCGCCGCCGTGCTGGTGGCTGCGGTGGTGTCGGGGGTCATTGCGTGTGCCATGCGTGCTCGCTACTTCCGCTCGGCTGAGGGACTGGAGCCGTTGCTAGGGGAGACCTTCCGTCgctactcagacagacagacggacaacaGCCAGTCTGTCGTGTAG
- the LOC124023358 gene encoding 5,6-dihydroxyindole-2-carboxylic acid oxidase-like isoform X1, whose amino-acid sequence MHYHSMCCLGLLVVVALTPWTLAQFPRECVTSAGLRSGQCCPSLTGALDDECGSATARGQCVSVAADSHRHGTQYPHDGRDDRERWPLRFFNRTCRCNGNFAGHNCGRCRYGLIGPNCDQRISVVRRNVMQMSSAEKQAFVNSLDQAKRTVHPDLVICTRRYQEVYGPDGNSPQFDNVTIYNYFVWTHYYSVSKTYMGAGQASFGGVDFSHEGPGFVTWHRFHLLQLERDMQDMLGDATFALPYWNFAIGGSECDVCTDDLLGARSAFDMNSLSPNSVFSQWRVICESVEDYDTLGTICNNSETSPIRRNPAGNMARPMVQRLPEPQDVVDCLDLKTFDTPPYYSTSSESFRNTVEGYSAPQGGYDPVMRSLHNLAHLFLNGTGGQTHLSPNDPIFVLLHTFTDAIFDEWLSRHAPGEAVYPEEDAPIGHNRQFNMVPFWPPVTNAEMFVTAPENLGYTYEVTWPTRPYTLSEIITIAIVAAVLVAAVVSGVIACAMRARYFRSAEGLEPLLGETFRRYSDRQTDNSQSVV is encoded by the exons ATGCACTACCACAG tATGTGTTGTCTGGGTCTCCTGGTGGTGGTGGCTCTGACCCCGTGGACCCTGGCACAGTTCCCCAGAGAATGTGTCACCTCAGCGGGGCTACGGAGCGGCCAGTGCTGCCCCTCTCTCACTGGAGCCCTGGATGACGAGTGTGGTTCTGCCACAGCGAGGGGTCAGTGTGTGTCCGTAGCTGCCGACAGCCACCGCCACGGCACCCAGTACCCACATGACGGCCGGGACGACCGGGAACGCTGGCCGTTAAGGTTCTTTAACCGGACGTGCCGGTGTAACGGGAACTTTGCCGGGCATAACTGTGGACGTTGCCGGTATGGACTCATCGGTCCTAACTGTGATCAGAGGATATCtgtgg tcagGAGGAATGTGATGCAGATGAGTTCAGCAGAGAAGCAGGCGTTTGTGAACTCTCTGGACCAGGCCAAGAGGACCGTCCACCCTGACCTGGTCATCTGCACACGACG TTACCAGGAAGTGTACGGCCCGGACGGTAACAGCCCTCAGTTTGACAACGTCACCATCTATAACTACTTTGTGTGGACACACTACTACTCTGTCAGCAAGACCTACATGGGGGCGGGGCAGGCTAGCTTTGGGGGTGTGGACTTTTCTCACGAAGGCCCGGGATTCGTCACCTGGCACAGGTTCCACCTGCTGCAGCTGGAGAGAGAtatgcag GACATGTTGGGTGATGCCACCTTTGCACTCCCCTACTGGAACTTTGCCATCGGCGGCAGTGAGTGTGACGTGTGTACTGACGACCTCCTaggagccaggtctgccttcgatATGAACAGCCTCAGCCCCAACTCTGTCTTCTCCCAGTGGAGGGTGATCTGTGAGAGTGTCGAGGACTATGACACTCTGGGAACCATCTGTAACA ATTCAGAGACCAGTCCCATCAGGAGGAACCCAGCCGGTAACATGGCGCGACCCATGGTGCAGAGGCTGCCTGAACCCCAGGATGTAGTGGACTGTCTGGACCTGAAAACCTTCGATACCCCACCTTACTACTCCACCTCTTCAGAGAGCTTCAGGAATACCGTAGAGG gctACAGTGCCCCTCAGGGTGGCTATGACCCAGTAATGCGCAGCCTCCATAACCTGGCTCACCTGTTCCTCAACGGGACGGGAGGGcagacacacctgtcccctaACGACCCCATCTTTGTCCTGCTCCACACCTTCACTGACGCCATCTTTGACGAGTGGCTGAGCCGACACGCCCCAG GGGAGGCAGTGTACCCGGAGGAGGATGCTCCTATTGGTCACAACAGACAGTTCAACATGGTTCCCTTCTGGCCACCCGTCACCAACGCTGAGATGTTCGTCACAGCCCCCGAGAACCTGGGATACACCTACGAGGTCACATGGccca CTCGCCCCTACACGCTGTCTGAGATCATCACCATAGCGATCGTCGCCGCCGTGCTGGTGGCTGCGGTGGTGTCGGGGGTCATTGCGTGTGCCATGCGTGCTCGCTACTTCCGCTCGGCTGAGGGACTGGAGCCGTTGCTAGGGGAGACCTTCCGTCgctactcagacagacagacggacaacaGCCAGTCTGTCGTGTAG